The genomic stretch TGTTTTCTTCAAAACTGAATAGGTTAACAAATATAGCACAGTTGACAGGGCTAATGGGAGAACACGAACTAAAAGTAATGGCAAGAACAGTGCAGAAAGTGTTCCAAAATAACCTGTAGGGTGATCCACCTCACTTGCTTCTGTTGAGAAATGAGCTGTTGCCATCTGATAATGTACTGATTTCTCACACAGCCATTGTGAAGCCATGGTTGGGAATATAAGGTTACCTGAATTATTGAAAAACAATTTATTCAACACAGTTTAATTAATCCAAAACTACTTTAATCAATGATGGAGTAAATTACCCCATAAAGAACTATTTCACTGCAATAAATAAAGCCACCAGTTAGCTTGGACGCTTGTAACACCCTCTTTTCTTGAAGGAAAATTCAATATGATCCAAACCACCCAAAATAATGCTTAAGATAGACAAGAGGCCACAGAGGGATGAATGTCAAGCCATGACTCTATCCTTTTGTTGCTAAGTGCTCCCACAAACAAGTGGAGATTGTTTAGAAATAAATTTTTCTGTGGCAACAAATGCAGTGACACACTCCAACTAGCTAAACTCACATCAATATTTCAGTTCCCTAGCTATCCAAATTATTCAATGACACTACGCTATAAGATCCAGGCCAAGAACATACTATAGCACAATGACTTAAATACTCAGTTCACTATTGGTTCCATACTCAGTGATGGGTAGGGTTATCAAGGAAATGCTCATGAAATATTCAAGCAAACATATACTACATTCACTGGCATAAGTATGATAAGACAGAAAGGCAAGCATATAGCAGCGCAAGAAAATGAATCAAATTAGTGCACTTTGAGGCAATTGGAGAGTAATAATCAACCAAAATTTCAGCTTATCATCCACAAAGAACCCACTGAAATTGTCTCCCGTCAAACCCAGCCTCTAAATGGAAACCACATACAAATCAGCTAATTCCCAAGCTCCTGCTAATCGGTCACAGGAAAAGCTAAAACCATCACGAATGTCACAAGCACTCGCCACAAGTTCGACAGAACGACGCACTGACGAGCATCTCCGCCCCCCTAGGCCCTTAAACCCTCGCAAGCCCCCTCGAATCAGCCAATCCCCAACCTTCACCACTTCCCATCAGAACAGGAACACTTTTAACAACATTAGCGAGAGAGAACATTCGCTCGGGTGTCGAGACAACAAAAATGTTAGCACGCTACTCTGCGCGCTCACCACCAGTTCGACGAAATGGCGCGCCAGGCAAACCCGCGAGCAGCGCACCGGGATCACAACGAGCAGATGATAAAGTTGAGGGATTCGAGGTAAGAGAGCTCACCAGGCGATTGAGGGGCAAAGCAGGAGGAGAAGCCCCTGGCGTGATGCGGAGAGGACGCCGAGGAGGGGACGCCATAGAGATGCAACAGGAGGGCACCCTCAGCACCTGATGCGCTACCGAGGCGGGGGGCCCAGAGAATGCCGGGGAGCCCGGAGGCCGCCGGGGACGCGAGGAcgcgacgcgcgcgcgcggcggcggcctgcatGGCGGCTGCTTCTCCGTgcggcggccggaggggagCAAACTGGGTGGGGGAAGGCTGCGAGGCGAAAGGGAAGCGCACGAAGTTGGGCTGCGAGTTTGATTGGGTTTCGTATCAGGCGGGTAAATTGGGCTCGCCTTAATGGGCCGTGAGTCCAGGATCTCAAATTACAAAGGAGCACGTTGAAATTCGCAACGGCCATGACAAAACCACGAGTCACAACAAATCTTAGGCACAATAGCCCAACCAACCATCCGCCTTCGGGCTTCTTGTTGTTGGCTTGGTTGAGACTTTGAGAGGGATGACCTCCCTCCTTACTCGTCCTGTGTTCTTCAGTTTATTAGCAAGGTTAATCTGCCAAAAATCACTCCACGTCATAGGATTTGATTTTGTATATATCTGAGGATAAAGTGATAAATGTTACTCTTTCTGATTAATCTCAACTatctttttataaaaaaaatcgtATCTGCAGTGTGCCACTGGCTCACAAATTACATACACAAATGATTAGCTGAGCACTTCTCCCAGACGATACAGTTGCACGCGGGAATGGAAGGCAAGCTCGACGTTGACGGCCAGATGATCAGGAAGAAGGGGCCGGAAAACCTAGAGGGAGTAGAGCTTCCTGAGATTCATGGGCGAGATGTACTTGCTGTCTCCGTCGATGATGTACTTGGCGAGCAGGACGTTGGCCGCCTCGCTGGGGTGGTAGGGGTCCCAGAACACGTGCTTGTCCCGTGCGTCGCACATGCTCGTCGTCGGCCCGCACGGCACCATCCCGTCGTACGACCCGCCGTTGCCGCAGCACGCCACGCTCGCCGTCTCAAACCCTGCAGCATTTTCAACCGATCGATCACACATCTCATCCTCCTCCTAGCTAGGGTCTCGATCATGTCGTTCTTGCTCACTCACCGTAGTTGGGGTAGTTGGTGATGAGCTCCATGACGAGGTCGTAGACGTTGGCGAGGCAGAACCTGGCGCCGGGGAGGTTGCCGTTGAGCTCGATCAGAAGCTCCCTCAGCCGGCCGTTGTACTGAGCCGCCAGCTGGTTGGGCAGCTTCACGCACTCGTCCTCCCCCACCCGGTTGATCGTCTTCTGGTACGGGATGCACCCCAGCGGGCCCACGTTCGCCACCACGAACTTCCGGGCGTCCAGAGTGTACAGCCTCTGCAGCAACAACAGACAGCGTTCAGGATCCGCCATTGCCGACTGGTGTGGTGACTAGCTGAAGCTGCTCCAAGCACGTTAACACGCACCGTGAGCTGGTCTCGGAGGTGGAAGATGAGGTCGTTGACGAAGCCGTCGGGCGACTCGGAGATCCGCGTGCCGGTGGAGAGGACCGGCATCAGGTAGTTGTTGAGGAAGTCGTTGGAGCCGACGGTGACGGAGAAGATGGCCTTCCTTCTCAGGAACTCCTTGGCCTTGTCCCTGCCAAGCAGGTCGTCCAGCTGCTTCCTCGTGATGTTGAAGTAATCCACCTGGATGTCCATGCCGATCCGGTTCACCTGATGAACAGATTAATCCATGCATGGGTCATTTTTTTATCTTCAGTCAGCAACCTGACACGTACGATTTGTCTGGAGAATTTGGGAAGTTAGTAAGGATTGGTGGACGAACGACTCACGAAGATTTTGCCTGTGGCGTTGAGTATCCCCGCGCCTCCCGACGCGTAGTTGACGCCGTTGAGGATCGCGCCGCCGGTGGTGTTGGGGGCGAGGAACGGCGGCGAGTAGTCCGCCTGGCCCAACATCTCGCCGATGATGTCGGCGATGGTCCTGCCGTTGGTGAAGCGGCCGGTGGGCATGCCGCCGGACGCGGCGAAGTCGATGCCGTTGGGGGTCATGTTGGCCTTGGACAGCGAGGGGATGAAGTTGTTGTTCCCGGCGTCCACCAGCGAGTCCCCGAAGATGAAGGACGCGCCGCCCCCGAACTCGTCCACCACCTCCCCTCTCGCCACCACGCAGAGCACCGCCACCACGgcggccgccattgccgccgcccaaCCCATGCTTGCTTCGTTCTGCTGGTTGCAGTCAGTGAGGGCGCAAGCAGCGGGCTACAACAAGACTCCAAGACGTTGCAGGTACGGAAAAGCAGGGGCGAGCGAGCGTGGTATATAGGCGGTAGCCGACTATGGAAGTAGGTGATCGGATGAGGCACCCTGGCTTATATTAGCTCCGGATCAAGATCTCCGAGGAACGAGGAGAGCTCGTTCGCCGGCCAACAATGGTGGAACTGTTCCCGATCGGGTTCCTTGCTTCTTGATATGGGGAGGAGACAGGAGACTCGGGGAGTGTGCGGGTGCAGTTGTTTGGTTTGACGGTTGCGCTGCGAGCAGTGAGCTAGATATGGTAGCTAAACAAACAGGGGTCTCACCATCGGTTGTCATGTCGATCACCCCGGCCGTCGTCGTTGCAGCTCCGAGCCTCCGACGTGTGCCGTCTGCCGCGTGGCGGTTGTGCGGTCGCCGGGTCAGCAGGGTTGATGTGAGTTTGGCATCCAGAAAGCTGGGTGCTATTCTTTTCCCCGGGGCCGCAGCGTCTCTGGTGGTTAGGTGGCGGTTAGTTTAGGTGGCCTGAAACAACCGAACCGAGCTCGAGCGGCGTGTGGTCTCTGTTTCCTTGGACAGGAGTCTGGTCGTTCTCTGGGATTACTGAATGCCTATCGCTGTCGCTGGCGGTGATGGATTCGGTATCGCGAGAGACTCGGCTCTGAAGAACAATTGCTGAACCAAAGCGTGATTGGTGAACCCGTCCTTATCGGCCTTGGGTCCTGCATATCTGCTGCGTCTCCTTGCTTGTTCGGTACAGTTACAGTTACAGTAGACATTCCTCACCTTGAAGTGCCTTTGAAGCTTTGAACACAGCATGTGAAATTGTGAATGGAACAGATAGGAGAGCATTCTACAGTCTAAACGTTGGGTGTCAGTGTGCTACTATACAATCGTACATACAAACATATGTACCATCACAGCAACTGATGATGCTATCTCGACAAGGTTATGCTGATGCCCATGTCGCAGGACGCGGACATTTCTGTGCCCACGGGGCGCACATTGAAGTACGCCGGTTTCTTCGGCTCCGGGAGGACCACGCCCTCGCCGCTGCTCAGCATCTTGACGACCTCATCCATGGCGGGGCGGTCGTCCGCGCCCTCCTGAACGCAGAGAAGGGCCACATGGACGTACCTCTCCATCGTGAAGTGGTATCTCTCATTCCCTAGTAAACAGTGATCGACCAGTTCGTGCCATTGCCCGGCTTTCCAGAGCAGCCAAGCCTACaatacaaggaaaaaaaattaaaccacAAGTAGGTAACTGTGCTGCTATTTTCTGACTAATTTTAAAGTTCAACTTCAAGGACCAAGCAAAATTATCTTCAACTAACATATGCGATGAGCTTGTACAGTTTGCCATCGTATCTGTAGGACCCAGTGGTCATCGTCCCGCTTATGATCTCCAGGAGCAGGACGCCGAAGCTGAAGACGTCAGATTTGACCGAGCAGACTCCATCCGAGGCATACTCTGGAGCTATGTAGCCACTTGATCATGCAAAACAAAGTGTTCAGTGGAGCGTACAAGTAAACTATACAAAATTTATAGTCAACTTGAAAATTAGCAAGCGTATGCAGAGAGAGCTGCTTACTGTGTGCCTACGATTCTTGTGGTGTTTGACTCGGCCACGCTAGAGCTGAATATCCTAGCCATcccaaaatctgaaattttggGGTTCATCTCGTTGTCCAAGAGAATGTTGCTGGCTTTGAGATCCCTATGGACAACGCAGGGGCGTGAGTGTATGTGGAGGTAAAGAAGCCCCTGTGATATCCCATCGATTATATTCAGACGTTTAGGCCAGTCCAGTGGCACTCCTTTTTTACTGTCTGCAAAATACAACTGAAGTTAGATTAATAAACTAAGAAGAAAATTCACAAATTTCATCATAGAAAATTAGGTCTGCAAACGGTGTTTTCAAGGGGAAGATCTTTTCGTTGGAGAAGTTTTCAAGGGTAAGATTGTTTTCAAggagaaaattttattttgtagaAGTTCTCAAGGTAGTCTTGTTGCGATACCGAAGATGATGAGGTCTAGGCTTTTATTTGCCATGTACTCGTACACCAGAATCTTCTCGTGCTCCCCTTCAATACAGCAGCCCAACAACTTGACTAGATTTCGGTGCTGAAGCTTTGCAATGAGCTGGATCTCATTCTTGAACTCTAGCAAACCTTGCGAAGAACAGGGAGCAAGTCTTTTCACTGCAATTTCAAGCCCATCAGGCAACAGACCCTGACAACGCCAAACATATATTGTACTTAGAACAATTATTTCAGCTTGAAGATAGAGACAGGACTTCTTGTGATGTCTGAACATCACTGAAAACGACTTAAATACCTTATAGACAGCACCAAAACCACCTTGTCCAAGTTTGTTTTCAATCGAAAAACCATTAGTAGCGCCTTTCATCTGAGAGAAATCGTAAAGCGAAAACCCTGAGTTGCCTTCTTCCATTCTCCAGAGATTGATCACACTTTTCACAGCAATAGACAACCTAAAAAGCTCCAACCGAGCAAGTTCTGATCACAGGTAGAAATTCAACAGTTCATTTTTCATGTTCAGGCAAGACGGAAAAGTTTGGAAGATTCTTTGTTAGCATAAGAGTGACACATCACGCACATATACCTCTTTTTCTTCGTATTTTGATCCACCTGTACAGAAGAAAGCTTGCAGCCAACAGGGATACAGAGACAACCGGTATGGTCGCCCAGAGCCAAGATTTGCTCGCTGTATTCGTCAGCATCAATAATAACGGCAGttaaaacaaaatcaagaaaTTAGAGTTACTAATAAATTGTGGAATGTGCTCATGTTTGTAAATATATCTTCTCAAATAAACATATATAATGATTCTTGGGGTGTTTTAGTCAAAAATTGAAAACTTTGATCCCTAATTTAAACAAGACAATTAATTTTGTCACTTATAGAAATGATATCATTAACAGATTTTAGTATGCAAAAAATACTTTCAAATAATTGCATATTTTTGGCTAATGAACATTTAGATAAATTTTTTTGTTAAAGTGCATATAGGATATACTATGTTTTAGTAATATCCAAAACTGAAGGATTTGAGGGCAAAGAAAAAGGGTACACGTACGTTTGGGTTTGTGCAGGTCGACTGACAAGTTGGCAGTGTTGAAGAAGGTGTCATCCGTCTCGTACCGCACGGTGCACCGCGGCACTAGGATTCTCCCGCCATGTTGGCCACTGGGAAACGTCGCCGGGAACGCCGAGATGAGGCCGTCGAGGCACGCCCGGCACCGCTCCGGCGGCATGTCCACGGTGCACTGCACCAGGCCGTACAGCGTCAGGCCCTGCTCCTGGAACCGCGACCGCCCCGTCGCGTACCTGTCCGGCCTCCCCGCGGCGATATCGGCGATCTTGTTCACCAGCTCGCTGACGAGCCCGTCGAACCGCCGCGCAGCGTCGGCGGGCTTCACGAAGTTGGTGTTGTTCCCGGCCCACTTCGgcgtgtcgccgtcgccggagaggAAGTCGGCGCCGGAGAACCGCAGCTGGTACCGGTCGTAGAAGAGCGTCACGTCCCTGAGCTGCCGGCCGCAGCCGAAGGCGCTCTCGGAGTCGTTGACGGCGCTGGCGAGCGCGTCGCCGAGCCCCCGGGCGCAGGCGTCGCCCGTGAAGTCCCCACGGCAGAGCGCGACGCCGTATGCCGcgtcgggcgccgccgccgcgccgaccgcgccggcggccgagccGTTCGCCCTCGCGCCCGCGACGAGGATGGCGGCGAGCGCGTTGAGGTTGGACCTGTAGGCGTCGCTGCTCGCGTTGTTGCCCGCCGCCGGCATGCCGCACTTGTGGCCCAGGATGGtgtcctccgcggccgccggcggcaaaCTCGCCGCGAACGCAACCAGAAccagggcgacggcgaggagcatGAAGTGGGCGAAGGAAGCTGACATGCCGCTGCGCGTGTGTTGATCGAAGACGTCTAACTAGTATGTCTATCTCAGTAGCTTAAGGTCGTAGTTGGCATGGAGGTGATCTATGGAGCTCTTATAAGCAGGAAAGCTTGCTGTTGGGGCTTTTGGGTACCGCCGCCACTTGATCATCATCGCCCGCCGGGCAATGTAATCCATGCCAGCATCAGCGTCGACGACGACATTGACAAAGTTGACCAAGGTAATTAGGTAGGAAAACctcttgtttagttgcttacTTTTGCAACGGAGCAATCGTAGAAGAAATTACAATAATGTAATGAGCACGCAAGCATGAAGTGCAGCGTCCTCGGCGGTAGCCGCTATCAAGATGAGCACGCTGTTGACTACTTGCCAGACGTCTGATTATAAATTGAGCGCGGTATCTGACTTTGCTTCGATGGAATCAGTTGGAATCGTCTGTGATGTGAAATATTATCTGAAACTGAAGGAAACGTCATagttagcagcagcagcagtcgctGGCACTGAATGGTCGCGTAGCACGTAGTGGCAGCTTGGAGCTTGTTGGAATCGTAGCACTGATGATGAGGTATGGTAGCTGCAAGAAATTGCGCAGCAAGTTGGAGATACGCCGGCCGGTACAGCCGATCGCTGGTTGCAATTGGGTCCTAGTGGCTCGACGTCGTCAGAAATCTGTACCGAAACAATGTCCCGAGCCCCGACAGACCCGCTCTCTAGTCCGGTGATCCAGAGACCGTCGACGCAGCAAAGATCGACAAGACCACGCCATTGATCTGACTTCAAGTACAGTATGTCAGTATCATAGTATATATGCAGTtcattgttttctttatttttctctaCACAACTCCCAATTGGGTGGTGGTTTTTGGGTATAGAAAAGGGTTCTGGCTGGTTAATTTCTCGGCAGCATCACCAACGAAGAAAAATCAAGGACACCACCGGCCTTGTCATCCTGCATCCAACAGGAAGTTTGTTCTTGGTGGATAGATAGAGACCGGACCTGCAAGAACTAAACGcaaatcgccgccatggccgaccTCCCACTCTACCTCCTCTTGATCTCTCTGCTCGTCGCCATCCCACTCTTCTGCTTCCGCCGGTCAGCGCGCGGGCACGGCAGCGCGCTACGGCTCCCGCCATCGCCATGGGCGCTGCCGGTCATCGGCCACATCCACCACCTCGCGCTCGCGGGCGCGCTCCCGCACCGCGCCATGCGCGACCTCGCGCGGCGCCTCGGCCCGCTCATGCTGCTCCGACTCGGCGAGCTCCCGGTCCTCGTCGCGTCCTCGGCCGACGCGGCGCGCGAGATCATGCGGGCAAACGACCTCGCCTTCGCGACGCGGCCCATCAGCCCGACGGCGAGGGTCTTGCTCGGCGAGGGCAGCTACGGCATCGTCTTCGCGCCCTACGGCGACGGGTGGCGGCAGCTCCGCCGGATCTGCACCACGGAGCTCTTCTGCGCGCGCCGCGTCCGGTCGTTCAGGGCCGTGCGCGAGGAGGAggtccgccgcctcctccgctccgTCGCCGCGTCGGCTTCTGAGTTAGCCTCGCCGGTGAACCTGAGCGAGATGGTGTCGGCGTACGTGGCCGACGCGTCGGTGCGCGCCATCATCGGCAGCAGGTTCAGGGACAGGGAGACGTTCCTGACGCTGCTGGAGCGGCGGCTGAAGAACGTGCCCGCGCAGAGCCTGCCGGATCTCTTCCCGTCCTCGCGGCTGGCGATGCTCATCAGCACGACGCCGCGCCGGATGAGGAGCCAGCGAGAGGAGATGATGGCGTTCATCGACACCATCATTCAGGAGCACCAAGACAacagagccgccgccggcgttgaTGAAGAGGACTTGCTCGACGTGCTCTTGAGGATACAGAGGGAGGACGAGCTGGATCCACCACTCACCACCGAGAACATCAAGGCCGTCATCATCGTAAGATTGCTAGCTCCTCATTAGAAATTAAGTTGCATCTTTGTGCACGTCGCGTATTATCGTTTTGTGATTGGCTGATTGCTACAGGATATCTTTGGCGGGAGCAGCGAGACGTCGGCGACCACGCTCCAGTGGATCATGGCGGAGCTCATGAGGAACCCGAGAGTGATGCGCAAGGCACAAAACGAAGTCCGGCGCGTCCTCGCCGGGCAGGAGGTCGTCACGGAGGACAACCTCGGCGAGCTACGTTACCTCCCACTGGTCATCAAGGAGGCGCTCCGGCTGCACCCTCCGGCGACGTTGCTGATTCCACGGGAGTGCCGGAGCCCATGCCAGGTCCTCGGCTTCAACGTGCCGGCTGGAGTGATGGTGCTCGTGAACGCGTGGGCGATCGGCAGGGACCCGAGCAACTGGGACGCGCCGGAGGAGTTCATGCCGGAGCGGTTCGAGAACAGCGACGTCGACTTCAAAGGGTCGGACTTCGAGTTCATCCCGttcggcgccgggcggcggatGTGTCCGGGCATAGGGTTTGGCCTGGCGAACATGGACCTCGCGCTCGCCTCTCTCCTTTACCACTTCGATTGGAAGCTGCCGGACGGGATGGAGCCCGGCCAGCTAGACATGACGGAGGCGCTGGGGATCACGACCCGCCGCCTCTCCCACCTCATGCTCGTCCCCACGGTCCGCGTGCCGTTGCGCGGGGAATAGAGACTAGCTAGAATTTCTTAGTAGCTTGATGGTCCTAGCTTGATGACCCTTGTGATCTTTGATTAGTGCCCAGGCTGGCCATGTGATCATGTGCGTAATCACGTTGTGATGAGTTGATTACCCGCTCCAAATTATCTTTGGAACGGGCTACACGTGGAAATGTGTGGTTACTGGTTACAATTTAGAATCGAACGGTTAAAAATCATATGGACGGAAGCTCATTAACGCATCTAATATTTACATGCATATTTTTACTTCCATGGTACACAAAGCGATTAAAATAACTGCACAAGCAAAttcttgaaaaaagaaaaacgatACACAAGTGATGATATAGGGAGCATTTTCACGACGTATATACGAATACCTGCACAAGGAAATTTATATTCTGAACAACAGGTGCACAAGTGATGATATGGGGAGCATTTTTAGATGGTATATGGCACATACAAGTAGAACTACAACCTAGACATGAGCAAAAGAGGCCCGGACCGGTCCCACCCGACAGCCGACACTACATTTAGCCATTATTTAGAGCTAGGCTTGACACTAATTTTGCTGGTCCGAAAAAATTAGGCCATCCTGAGCCTGGTCAGAAACATTAAAATGAAttattttcataaaaaataGTGGGTGGGGGCATCTGAACTTGTCTTGTTTAACTTTGCAGACCCAATATGGGTCGGGCTTAGGCGTTGATTTTAGTcccagaaaaaaaatatttacgaATATAACAGAAAATATGAGTTTGTACTCAATATGGTAATATTGGTGAATTTACAAACCATTCACTTGTCAAGTACATACACGCCCACACAATTACAATTACAATTACATAGGAAGTCAATTTACGAATAATTCATTTATAAAGTACATGCACACCCACCGCACTGCAGAGACATATGGAGATCTCCATCACATATACATCTGACACATGTTTTGAAGCGGCTTTGCTGCTGTCTCTGCTGACGTCTCCATCTTGCTCGCGTCCACAGCACCTCCACCTGGCGCGGAGCCGACCCATCCCAACGCACGCATGGACACCATGCACGGCCCTGATGACATGTCAAGTGTTAGCATCAGACAGAAACGCTAAAACGTAGATGGACGCATGCACGGACTCTCGTGCGGTAGTTACCACTTTCTTACCTAGCTTTCTCGCTCATCATCAACCATGTCTCTGATGAGGTCGAAATGCGGGTAGTCGCCGTAAACGGAGCCGTCCTCCGAGATGCGGCGGCCGTCCTGCGGCAACGTCGCCGTGGCAACGGCGACAGCAGGAGCACGTGGTGATGACGAAGAGGCGTCATTGCCGCCGTACAGGCGGATCTTGCCCAGCATGGCCTGCATAGCGAGGTCCACCCGGCGCGGGAACGAGAGGGGCTCATCAGGGGCCAGCACGGCACGCGGGacgcggggcggcggcagcggcgggaggcCGGCGAGCGGCACGGGGTCGTTCTCGGCCCTGAGCTCCGCCGGGAAGTGCGCGAAGAAGCAGACCCGGCGCGGGCACGCCAAGCCGCCCTGGCACATGGTGGTGCGGAAGCGCGCCGGGTGCAGCCACAGCTCGAACACGCCGTGCGCGTAGCGGCACTGGAGCCCGTGCATGCAGGACGCCGCGGCCCCCGTCCGGGCcaggtgctgctgctgcgactCGCGGAACGCCGGGCAGGTGACGGCGAGGtaggggaagcggcgcgggttgcggcgccgggcgcgctcGCCGTTGTGCGCGTACGGGCA from Setaria italica strain Yugu1 chromosome II, Setaria_italica_v2.0, whole genome shotgun sequence encodes the following:
- the LOC101753749 gene encoding premnaspirodiene oxygenase, whose product is MADLPLYLLLISLLVAIPLFCFRRSARGHGSALRLPPSPWALPVIGHIHHLALAGALPHRAMRDLARRLGPLMLLRLGELPVLVASSADAAREIMRANDLAFATRPISPTARVLLGEGSYGIVFAPYGDGWRQLRRICTTELFCARRVRSFRAVREEEVRRLLRSVAASASELASPVNLSEMVSAYVADASVRAIIGSRFRDRETFLTLLERRLKNVPAQSLPDLFPSSRLAMLISTTPRRMRSQREEMMAFIDTIIQEHQDNRAAAGVDEEDLLDVLLRIQREDELDPPLTTENIKAVIIDIFGGSSETSATTLQWIMAELMRNPRVMRKAQNEVRRVLAGQEVVTEDNLGELRYLPLVIKEALRLHPPATLLIPRECRSPCQVLGFNVPAGVMVLVNAWAIGRDPSNWDAPEEFMPERFENSDVDFKGSDFEFIPFGAGRRMCPGIGFGLANMDLALASLLYHFDWKLPDGMEPGQLDMTEALGITTRRLSHLMLVPTVRVPLRGE
- the LOC101771977 gene encoding cysteine-rich receptor-like protein kinase 19, whose translation is MSASFAHFMLLAVALVLVAFAASLPPAAAEDTILGHKCGMPAAGNNASSDAYRSNLNALAAILVAGARANGSAAGAVGAAAAPDAAYGVALCRGDFTGDACARGLGDALASAVNDSESAFGCGRQLRDVTLFYDRYQLRFSGADFLSGDGDTPKWAGNNTNFVKPADAARRFDGLVSELVNKIADIAAGRPDRYATGRSRFQEQGLTLYGLVQCTVDMPPERCRACLDGLISAFPATFPSGQHGGRILVPRCTVRYETDDTFFNTANLSVDLHKPKPSKSWLWATIPVVSVSLLAASFLLYRWIKIRRKRELARLELFRLSIAVKSVINLWRMEEGNSGFSLYDFSQMKGATNGFSIENKLGQGGFGAVYKGLLPDGLEIAVKRLAPCSSQGLLEFKNEIQLIAKLQHRNLVKLLGCCIEGEHEKILVYEYMANKSLDLIIFDSKKGVPLDWPKRLNIIDGISQGLLYLHIHSRPCVVHRDLKASNILLDNEMNPKISDFGMARIFSSSVAESNTTRIVGTHGYIAPEYASDGVCSVKSDVFSFGVLLLEIISGTMTTGSYRYDGKLYKLIAYAWLLWKAGQWHELVDHCLLGNERYHFTMERYVHVALLCVQEGADDRPAMDEVVKMLSSGEGVVLPEPKKPAYFNVRPVGTEMSASCDMGISITLSR
- the LOC101753338 gene encoding GDSL esterase/lipase At2g23540 — encoded protein: MGWAAAMAAAVVAVLCVVARGEVVDEFGGGASFIFGDSLVDAGNNNFIPSLSKANMTPNGIDFAASGGMPTGRFTNGRTIADIIGEMLGQADYSPPFLAPNTTGGAILNGVNYASGGAGILNATGKIFVNRIGMDIQVDYFNITRKQLDDLLGRDKAKEFLRRKAIFSVTVGSNDFLNNYLMPVLSTGTRISESPDGFVNDLIFHLRDQLTRLYTLDARKFVVANVGPLGCIPYQKTINRVGEDECVKLPNQLAAQYNGRLRELLIELNGNLPGARFCLANVYDLVMELITNYPNYGFETASVACCGNGGSYDGMVPCGPTTSMCDARDKHVFWDPYHPSEAANVLLAKYIIDGDSKYISPMNLRKLYSL
- the LOC101772379 gene encoding zinc finger CCCH domain-containing protein 10-like; protein product: MDDISSMATGRYRRWAAASGGADSSDPTTWYAWAHRGHRLWAAMPDAFWIYMYKVHRCPQLSRHDWTRCPYAHNGERARRRNPRRFPYLAVTCPAFRESQQQHLARTGAAASCMHGLQCRYAHGVFELWLHPARFRTTMCQGGLACPRRVCFFAHFPAELRAENDPVPLAGLPPLPPPRVPRAVLAPDEPLSFPRRVDLAMQAMLGKIRLYGGNDASSSSPRAPAVAVATATLPQDGRRISEDGSVYGDYPHFDLIRDMVDDERES